TGGTACCTCAgtaaaccaaaaacattttgtgtatttgtatgCCTCAAGTGGCATAAATACAGTATAGTTTCccacatttttaaatttttaagtttcaatgaaaatataaaatatatattcttatttacatatatattgtgttcTTCATTAACAGTTTGTCAAGCGGACAATGAGAACACTCTGCAAGTGTCATGGCGTTACCGGAAGTTGTCAAATGCGCACCTGTTGGAAACAATTAGCTGGCTTCCGGGAGATCGGAGACAAGTTGAAGAAACGATACAAACGAATAAAAGACCTCCGCCATATGCGTGGGTTTATGCAGTACAGTAATAAAGTGCAGCACCCCCGCCTCACAAAAATCTCCAAGCAGGATCTCGTGCATTTTCAGGACTCTCCCAATTTCTGCGAGACTGATAATTCCATCGGGTACCTTGGAACACATGGTCGTGAGTGTCTAAGACTGGAGAAGGGTGCTAGTGGAAAAAATCTGACCAAATTCGAGCGACAGAGCTGTCGGCGCCTCTGCCGCGATTGCGGGCACCGAGTCGGCAAGCACGTGCAAGAGGAGACGTATGACTGTGACTGTGAATTCAAGTGGTGCTGTTCTGTGGATTGTAAGAGATGCACGAGAAATGTGACTAGGTACTACTGTAAATAGAACACGTGAACAGTATTTTAACGTTGTTTAAGCTACTTACTCCATTACAGATTTGGGATGAATCTTGTGAAGTGTCCACGAAATCTTAACAATTGCTGTTTGTCTACGTGAGGACAGAATACACAGggtattttagtgtttttattgttttgcaacAGTCGTCGCCCCTTTCTGTGAATGGATTAAAATACTTACGAACggagaaaaacggtttccagacaATCAAAGTTACTTTGTACATACATAAACTAGATATAGTGTCCGTAGTACAAAGAAATGTTTCGCAAAGATGATTTAAATGATtctatattcatgttcaattacagacaaaccccgttggctcgaactagggaccggcaaaaatacctcgagcctcggaaaattcgagccaagcaggaattCTAGCCTTCAGTATTATGATAtgggaattcgagccaagcgaattcgagccaacggggttcgactgatTGTGGTTTTATTGGCGCTTATGCGCTTACAAAACTTCTATATCTTGTTATTACTGTTCAAATCGTCTACCCAATTGTTTGGTTGGCTTTATTGTTAGCAAATATATGTgatgtaaattattgtttagTTACCGTCTACAATACAGACTTGACTTCTCAATTAGGATTAATACCAAATGagattatctgtaaatatgatatgtactgactttgaaataaactttatttcttttgatgGAAGAACTTTTAATCTAAACGATAAATAATTccttttatcaaatttgattAATTCATTTCTGTGTTCAATTCCCGTGTATCAATAATTAAGTAATTAAATATCGTATCTTCCATTATATAACGACTGTTCTTCAGTCATGTATGTACTTTATAAAGAGATAATATTTGTGTAAGAGTACTCTTGCAACTGCAAGCACGAACGAGACTTTAACGAAGATATTGAAACGGGTGCATTCTAACATCTCTGCGCAACGCCCTGGATCTTTAAAGACTAGATAAGCTACTGTCACATAAATTTGACATATAAGCAAGGAGGGTCCTTCAAAATTGCGACTTATCGGTAGCTTTCTTAAACTTATTTGGCGCTTATATCACTGTTTAATCTATATAGGAATATATAGAGGATAGAAAAGTGTTTGTCTCattgtaagatcgcaatatatttcacctcgtgggCACCGAAGCACATTCTTCTCGCAAGTAGCGTAAAGTCCCTAAATACGCatcaaaatgacataaaattgTAGTTTGTCCGAGAGCATATTGAATCGTATGCGATCACAggttcattttcaaaatgacgtcgttgaaatagtgaaatatcatttttatttcattgatgaGTCTCTATATAAGAGAATCTTATAAAAGGAAAGAAACAATATGTGTAAACGTTGCctttatataacattaaaacatacatgtttatatgtcaTAAATAACTTATAGATGCAAATTTCTGGTCGGTGACCTGcacaataaaatataacttgATAGTAATAAGCAATAGCGGGTTTGAGAGTATATGATACATGCATGCTTATAGAAATGTGTTTGGCGAGTAATACAGGGACAAAGTAGATGACGTTTCtagtttaaacgttatatattttacaacgattgtgaagtaagttatgataacttatacttaTACTATAGCAAAAAGTGTATGATACATCTAGGACAACCCTTTTTACCCCTAAGTTTTATTAGTGCAGTCGTATCTTCAATTTAGGTCATCTTCCACAAATATGGCAGCTAACAAAAGACTGGTATATTTTTTAGCGTtccttgttattgttttacCCGTTATTACTGGAATACTTGTTTGGAAACTACTGCCTCAGTGTGACGAAGGTGCAGAAAATGGATCGGCAGGAAAAGTTCAGCAACCGACGACAACGCCACTAGCAGACGGCAAAAGTACAGCTAATCCCGGAAGTGCTTCTAAGACGACGACGGTAGATCCCCATGGTGATGGGCCTTGGCATAATCTGCGCTTACCTTCGTCTGTACGCCCTGTCCATTATGAGCTGTCACTGTTTCCGGATTTTTACGACGATGAAAGCACGTTTTACGGCAATGTTTCCATAGAAATAAGAGTGACCGAAGAAACTCGCGTGTTGATGGTCCATGTTCTGTACCTGAACATTTCGAGCACAAGGGTCGTAGATGCGTTTTCTAGAAATGTAGCGATCAAACGAACATTTGAATATCACCCAAACCAATTCTGGGTCATTGAAACAGTTACCGCTATTCCGGCCAACTCGAGTGTTCAACTTCAGATTGCATTTAGTGGCTCTCTGAAGAGGTCTATTGTTGGGTTTTACAAAAGCACCTACATGAATGATATTACAAAGAAAAGCAGGTAAGCGTCATGTGTAACAATTTTCTTCATTCTTGAACGTGCACTTAGCAATGTTACGGGCAAATAAGCACTTTTCTTCATCTATCCAAAGTCCCAATACGACATGAGACTACTCTTCCATCACAACTTGGTAATATATATTATCTGCGAGAGTTGATAAATTATACTGAATATGATAACTGACAGCTTAAATCCATTTTCTTCAATATAAACTAGTTCCATAGCGACTACAAAGTTCGAGCCCGTGAACGCGCGACGGGCGTTTCCGTGTATGGACGAGCCAAACATCAAGGCCGAATACACAGTGACTCTGATACATCGTCGGGGGTATACTGCTCTATCTAACATGCCAGTGCAGGTACGAAACATACAGGTGAACAGTGACCTAACATTTGAACTTGAATACTCAGTAAAATACTTTTCGAACAAAATTTAATAAGGTTAACAACTTGACAATGTATACCCTAATAAGCCTCGAAATGACCGTCTAATTCTACTAGGACAAAGTGCTATGTAGGAGCGTTGACGTTGACGACGATTCATCTTAGTTTATAATGTGCGCCTTCTTCATAAACAATAGCAATTTCAACCCCTTGTATTTTTACACACACATTTATACACACTAGTcctatgttatgtatgtttgtataacTACTTTTACCCCGATGCAGAGTTCCTCCCACTGGTCTGAGGACAGCTCCCTGGAAGCTACTAGATTTCTGCGATCCGTAAAAATGAGCACCTATCTCGCCTGCTTTATCGTCTGCGACTTCAAATATCTAGAAGGAATAACCAATTCTAATGTCAAGGTTCGCTGTTCTTACAGTTTTTTCAGCTTTGATTATGTTAAAGGGTATGTTAAACaatcaacacatttattcatAGGGAGCGAAATCTGAATCAAAAAGCGAAAAGAGTTTACTTTTCTCTAATATTCTCTTCTCTAGTAGTTACTCTCTCGTGAGTACTCTTTTCATATATCACAGGTTTGTGTGTACTCTTTTCATATATCACAGGTTCGTGAGTACCCTtctcatataaacatatatcacAGGTTCGTGTGTACTCTTTTCATATATCACAGGTTCGTGTGTACTCTTTTCATATATCACAGGTTCGTGTGTACTCTTTTCATATAACACAGGTTTGTGTGTAGTCTTTTCATATATCACAGGTCCGTGTGTAGTCTTTTCATATATCACAGGTTCGTGTGTACTCTTTTCATATATCACAGGTTCGTGTGTACTCTTTTCATATATCACAGGTTCGTGTGTACTCTTTTCATATAACACAGGTTCGTGTGTAGTCTTTTCATATATCACAGGTTCGTGTGTACTCTTTTCATATATCACAGGTTCGTGTGTACTCTTTTCATATAACACAGGGTCGTGTGTAGTCTTTTCATATATCACAGGTTCGTGTGTACTCTTTTCATATATCACAGGTCCGTGTGTACTCTTTTCATATAACACAGGTCCGTGTGTAGTCTTTTCATATATCACAGGTTcgtttgtaatattttcatatatatcacaGGTTCGTAAGTACTCTtctcatataaacatataacacaGGTTCGTGTGTAGTCTTTTCATATATCACAGGTTCGTGTGTACTCTTTTCATATATCACAGGTCCGTGTGTACTCTTTTCATATATCACAGGTCCGTGTGTAatcttttcatatatatcacaGGTTCGTAAGTACTCTtctcatataaacatatatcacAGGTTCGTGTGTAGTCTTTTCATATATCACAGGTTCGTGTGTACTCTTTTCATATATCACAGGTCCGTGTGTACTCTTTTCATATAACACAGGTTCGTGTGTAGTCTTTTCATATATCACAGGTTCGTAAGTACTCTtctcatataaacatatatcacAGGTTCGTGTGTAGTCTTTTCATATATCACAGGTTCGTGTGTACTCTTTTCATATATCACAGGTCCGTGTGTACTCTTTTCATATAACACAGGTTCGTGTGTAGTCTTTTCATATATCACAGGTCCGTGTGTGATCTTTTCATATATCACAGGTCCGTAAGTACTCAtctcatataaacatataacacaGGTTCGTGTGTAGTCTTTTCATATATCACAGGTTCGTGTGTACTCTTTTCATATATCACAGGTCCGTGTGTACTCTTTTCATATAACACAGGTTCGTGTGTAGTCTTTTCATATATCACAGGTTCGTGTGTAatcttttcatatatatcacaGGTTCGTAAGTACTCTtctcatataaacatatatcacAGGTTCGTGTGTAGTCTTTTCATATATCACAGGTTCGTGTGTACTCTTTTCATATATCACAGGTTCGTGTGTACTCTTTTCATATATCACAGGTTCGTAAGTACTATTATCATATATCACAGGTTCGTAAGTACTATTATCATATATCACAGGTTCGTAAGTACTATTATCATATATCACAGGTTCGTGAGTACTCTTTTCATATATCACAGGTTCGTGTGTACCCTTCTCATATATCACAGGTTCGTGTGTACTCTTTTCATATATCACAGGTTCGTAAGTACTATTATCATATATCACAGGTTCGTAAGTACTATTACCATATATCACAGGTTCGTAAGTACTATTATCATATATCACAGGTTCGTAAGTACTATTATCATATATCACAGGTTCGTAAGTACTATTATCATATATCACAGGTTCGTGAGTACTCTTTTCATATATCACAGGTTCGTGTGTAGTCTTTTCATATATCACAGGTTCGTGTGTACTCTTTTCATATATCACAGGTTCGTAAGTACTATTATCATATATCACAGGTTCGTAAGTACTATTATCATATATCACAGGTTCGTAAGTACTATTATCATATATCACAGGTTCGTGAGTACAattttcatatgtatatatatattttaggttcGTGCGTACTCTtttcatatgtacatgtatcccAGGTTCATGTGTACTCTTATCATATATCACAGGTTCGTGTTTTCTCTATATATATCACAAATTGGTGTTTACTCTTTTCGTTTATCACAGGTTCGACTGTACGCACCACCAGACCGGGTAAATCAGACACGCTACGCCCTGGAGGTGGCGCTCACCGCTGTTGATCTGTATACGGACATGTTCGATATTTCCTACCCGCTTCCAAAATTGGGTAAGATTACAATACCTCGCTGTTAAAATGAACGTGTGTTCGTGTGAAGAATCACATTACTTAAGCTGAGTCATAACTGAGAGATACTGTCAAAAGTATAGACAATGGAACTCCTTCGGCTGACGtaacaaaaataagttaataatgTTTTAGAACAGACTGTAACGCTATGTTTTTATGCGATTAAACACTGTCAAACTGCTTACAGTTTGGTTATGTTTTCATACTTGACAATCTTAGAGGTATAAGCGTTGTTCTTTCAGACCTTATATCGATTCCCGACTTTGTATCCGGCGCAATGGAGAACTGGGGGCTGATCACGTTCAGAGAGACGAACATCTTGTTTGACCCGCGCCAAGCATCCGCCGCTAACAAGCAGCGCGTAGCTACCGTCGTGGCGCACGAGGTGTCACATCAGGTGAACATGATTTTCCATGAAAAGAACTAACATTTCGACTGCACATGCGCATGCTTATGAAAAGGCCAAATCAACCCAAAACATCAACGCCAGTGTTTTTATGTCGAAAAAGCTGTCGCATAAGTACGACCATTACTGTTTCGCATCCTTCAAATGCGTATAGATATAATACcgttcaaagataaaaaatattctaaactTATTTTCGGTGTAAGAACATAGTAAAGCAAACGTTTTGCAAATACGAAGCATAGTTTTTAAAAATTGCGCTACATTTCAGTGGTTTGGTAACCTGGTAACGATGGATTGGTGGCAGGATCTGTGGCTAAACGAGGGGTTCGCTTCATTCATGGAGTATCTAGGAGCAGACAAACATGAACCGGACTGGAATATGGTAAATGGTTGTTGAAGACGACACAATTTCTGTCTTGCCATTGGTTTTGTTCGcaagtttgaaaaaatacttgttAAATGCAGTTGTTATCTGCCTATTGTCAGATTCGTTAACACAGTAGGGGAAGAATCATTCAATCAAGAGTCATAAGTTTAACACTGTTATGGTTGAAGTAAATGCATATCTAGATTGTTCCAACCTCTTTGTGTCTGATTTCCAGCCAGCTCAGTTCCTCCTCGAAGACGAGCAGCCGGTGATGGAGACGGACGCCGGAGTATCGTCGCATCCTATCGTCGTCCACGTGACAGACCCTGCAGATATCAACGCCGTATTTGATTCAATATCATACAGCAAGGTAATTACTTCAGcggatttttaatgaaatgccATTGACATTAAAACAAACGGGGCAATGTGATTTTGATAAGGCACGCTATTGcatcatttatacaaacattttacaacCAAATAACATGTTCTCATCCGTTAGAAGAAAACACATTCAGCGGCTAATTATTCTGTGTACGCAATATTTAGGAGCAGAGGTGATTGGCAATTGTTTATTCGGATGTTGTCATAACTACAAGTGAAAGGGATTACTAACTGAATGTTTTACATTGACATGGAATGGTTATAGTGTTACTAGTATTATAAGTGCCAGTTTCTGCCAGTTTGTCTCGTTTGTCTCGTTTAATCGTTTCGTTGCGGGTCAACAATTAAAATAAGATATGAGACATCATAAACATTCACAAGTCCTCGTGACGAAAAGAAGAATTTTGAAATACGCCCATAACGGTCCGCTTTCTTTATTTAGTGCTGTCGCCCGCTTCATGCGAAAAGATGACACAACGCCAATTGTCGTTGGTTTTATGTTCAACCGTAATATAGTCGAAAAccattggctcgatattgctTGGCACGtgttcgttggctcgaactggatgtaaaggaccgattttgttttactatatgTAAGCATTcacgcttggctcgatattcgaaaggctcgaagtattttcgccggtccctgggatatcgagccaattAGTTTCGCCCGTACATTGTTTGTCATTTGATTCTGGGCGACGAAATGAAATAACACATGGACGACCTTGGTGCTATTATAGGTCGTCGTTTTGTTTTGGCCAATAACTATGTTGAtaaatgctcatgttttattcGTATTGTCTCCCTTGCGCTTGCCGAAGGTTACATGATAAATTAACAACGTAAAAACTGACTAACTTTGTCTTTTATTCTGTCGCCCGCTATACGTATTCGCATATATCTTCAGGGTTCCTCAGTTATCCGTATGTTGGAACAATGGATGGGTCGAAAGCAGTTCTTCGGCGGCATCAGTCGCTACCTCAACACTTACAAGTACAGAAATGCACAGACGGATGATCTCTGGGAAGCGTTAGGACAGGTTGGCATGCTATATTGTGTTCATTATCTGAAAATgatacatttgtgttttttttaaataataaaaaaaggtcGTGAATTTCAGTCTGTATTATTGTATTTCGAGGTTGTGTTTCAATCATTAAGTCTATGTAAGGCTTTAGTATTTTTGCCTTTAAACGAGATAGATCAACATTTGAAATTTTTATATTCTACTAGATACAAGGATCCTCAAAAAACCACAGTGTAAAGGCTGTCATGGACACGTGGACAAAGCAAATGGGACTTCCGGTTCTCATCGTGACCGTGtccacggacggacggacaatcACACTTACACAGAGCCGTTTTCTTGCTGACAAGACCGCCACGTTTGACCCAAACGACTCTGAATTCCGGTAATTTTACTGCCAAATAAACATCAACACATATTTTGTACATATTCTATACACATAGATCACAATTTCACTTACCCTTTTTTAAACACACGCCTtcttaatatgttattttattaactgGCAGTTAAAATGTGGTAAACTACAAAATGATTTTCGGACAATTTCTTGAATAAATTGTTAACTCTGTTAACGTTGTCTGtatgtttcttcttttttctgcCCTTTGCGTTTCACAACATGGTTGTTGGATTTGACTCTACATTATATtccattatttgaataat
Above is a genomic segment from Mya arenaria isolate MELC-2E11 chromosome 2, ASM2691426v1 containing:
- the LOC128222016 gene encoding glutamyl aminopeptidase-like encodes the protein MAANKRLVYFLAFLVIVLPVITGILVWKLLPQCDEGAENGSAGKVQQPTTTPLADGKSTANPGSASKTTTVDPHGDGPWHNLRLPSSVRPVHYELSLFPDFYDDESTFYGNVSIEIRVTEETRVLMVHVLYLNISSTRVVDAFSRNVAIKRTFEYHPNQFWVIETVTAIPANSSVQLQIAFSGSLKRSIVGFYKSTYMNDITKKSSSIATTKFEPVNARRAFPCMDEPNIKAEYTVTLIHRRGYTALSNMPVQSSSHWSEDSSLEATRFLRSVKMSTYLACFIVCDFKYLEGITNSNVKVRLYAPPDRVNQTRYALEVALTAVDLYTDMFDISYPLPKLDLISIPDFVSGAMENWGLITFRETNILFDPRQASAANKQRVATVVAHEVSHQWFGNLVTMDWWQDLWLNEGFASFMEYLGADKHEPDWNMPAQFLLEDEQPVMETDAGVSSHPIVVHVTDPADINAVFDSISYSKGSSVIRMLEQWMGRKQFFGGISRYLNTYKYRNAQTDDLWEALGQIQGSSKNHSVKAVMDTWTKQMGLPVLIVTVSTDGRTITLTQSRFLADKTATFDPNDSEFRYKWYIKVDLKTNKGDKYDVWMEKTDSVTLSANQLGFSLHNPNSWVKFNIDGNGFYRVNYPVEWWRRISDVLSTKTFDFTPSDRSNLINDVFNLARAGLLSYDVALDMTSYLDKEDDYLPLESAQSGLSYIAAMLEFTGDYELLQQYKVQKVSALYSKLGWNDSGTHLEKLLRSTVIALACGNGHVECIRTAQQKFQDWLYLNTTIPPNLRSLVYTYGMRASDSSRDWYVTWQRYLDEPVPQEKTKLRSALAKTHSIPLLMKYIENAKNESYVRSQDYFTVLSYIAGNRVGRSLVWDWVRNNWQYLVDRFTLYSRYFGRLLPSVISDFNTEYQLEEVESFFAKYPDAGAGSSGRKQALESIRRNINWMAENKDTVVAWLQKHVQL